The following are encoded in a window of Kitasatospora fiedleri genomic DNA:
- a CDS encoding substrate-binding domain-containing protein — protein sequence MVIDPEIGDEAVPRLLGAGVPVVTGERYLGRGNAPSGSVVCDNAGALSALLDHLAGRGARRPALLAPGPESDWAAALRAAADAWSHRYDTPVEVRTVPFAATPAEVRHAVAPLLAGPGRADAVVCAPDGAVTGVLAAATAAGLRVGEQVLVAACVDGAAAREADPPVTAVDLRPAAYGRACAALLADLLTGTVPPGTVRGHDWRLVERPSTAGGGQAPSKA from the coding sequence ATGGTGATCGACCCCGAGATCGGCGACGAGGCGGTGCCGCGCCTGCTCGGCGCGGGCGTCCCCGTGGTCACCGGCGAGCGCTACCTCGGCCGGGGGAACGCACCCAGCGGCTCGGTGGTGTGCGACAACGCGGGCGCACTGTCCGCCCTCCTCGACCACCTGGCCGGGCGCGGCGCCCGCCGCCCCGCGCTGCTGGCCCCCGGCCCGGAGTCCGACTGGGCCGCCGCGCTGCGCGCCGCCGCCGACGCGTGGTCCCACCGGTACGACACCCCGGTCGAGGTCCGTACCGTGCCCTTTGCCGCCACCCCGGCCGAGGTGCGGCACGCCGTCGCGCCGCTGCTGGCCGGTCCGGGGCGGGCCGACGCCGTGGTGTGCGCCCCCGACGGCGCGGTGACCGGCGTGCTGGCGGCGGCGACGGCGGCCGGGCTGCGGGTGGGGGAGCAGGTACTGGTGGCCGCCTGCGTGGACGGTGCGGCGGCGCGGGAGGCGGACCCGCCCGTCACGGCGGTCGACCTGCGCCCTGCCGCGTACGGCAGGGCCTGCGCGGCGCTGCTCGCCGATCTGCTCACGGGCACCGTCCCGCCCGGCACGGTGCGCGGCCACGACTGGCGGCTCGTCGAGCGCCCCTCCACCGCGGGCGGGGGTCAGGCCCCTTCGAAGGCGTAG
- the def gene encoding peptide deformylase, whose amino-acid sequence MLGTPVAPYPALAPEAGRGRVRRITEAGEDVLHRPCRPVEDFGTPELARLVDDMFRTMYAARGVGLAANQIGVDLRVFVYDCPDDDGVRHVGHLVNPVLDEAPEPRRLVEAEEGCLSVPGPRRGLARPDRATARGSDLHGDPLVLTGTGYFARCLRHETDHLNGLLYVDRLGKRERRAVLAESAEQREAVLAARAERAAALDSYAFEGA is encoded by the coding sequence CTGCTCGGAACCCCCGTCGCCCCCTACCCCGCACTCGCGCCCGAGGCCGGACGCGGCCGGGTCCGGCGGATCACCGAGGCCGGCGAGGACGTCCTGCACCGGCCGTGCCGTCCGGTCGAGGACTTCGGCACCCCCGAACTCGCCCGGCTGGTCGACGACATGTTCCGCACCATGTACGCGGCGCGCGGCGTCGGCCTGGCGGCCAATCAGATCGGCGTCGACCTGCGGGTGTTCGTCTACGACTGCCCGGACGACGACGGCGTGCGCCACGTCGGGCACCTCGTCAACCCCGTCCTGGACGAGGCGCCCGAGCCGCGCCGCCTGGTCGAGGCCGAGGAGGGGTGCCTGTCCGTCCCCGGCCCGCGCCGCGGCCTCGCCCGCCCCGACCGGGCCACCGCCCGCGGCAGCGACCTGCACGGCGACCCGCTCGTCCTGACCGGCACCGGCTACTTCGCCCGCTGCCTCCGGCACGAGACCGACCACCTGAACGGCCTGCTGTACGTCGACCGCCTCGGCAAGCGCGAACGCCGCGCCGTCCTGGCCGAGTCCGCGGAACAGCGCGAGGCCGTCCTCGCCGCCCGCGCGGAGCGGGCCGCCGCGCTCGACTCCTACGCCTTCGAAGGGGCCTGA
- a CDS encoding superoxide dismutase: MGAYTLPDLPYDYSALERAMSAEILELHHSKHHQAYVNGANSTLEQLAEARDKDQLGGLVGLQKTLAFNLSGHVLHSLFWQNLSPEGGDRPEGPLADALTEHFGSFEAFRKQLTTATVGVQGSGWGILSWEPLGRRLIIEQVYDHHGNVGQGTTPLLAFDAWEHAYYLQYKNVRPDYVTRLWDVVNWQDVSARYAATQG, translated from the coding sequence GTGGGTGCCTACACGCTGCCTGACCTCCCGTACGACTACTCCGCCCTCGAGCGCGCGATGTCCGCCGAGATCCTGGAACTGCACCACTCCAAGCACCACCAGGCGTACGTCAACGGCGCCAACTCGACGCTGGAACAGCTCGCCGAGGCCCGCGACAAGGACCAGCTCGGCGGCCTGGTCGGCCTCCAGAAGACGCTGGCCTTCAACCTCTCCGGCCACGTCCTGCACTCGCTGTTCTGGCAGAACCTCTCCCCCGAGGGCGGCGACCGCCCCGAGGGCCCGCTCGCCGACGCCCTCACCGAGCACTTCGGCTCCTTCGAGGCGTTCCGGAAGCAGCTCACCACCGCCACCGTCGGCGTCCAGGGCTCCGGCTGGGGCATCCTCTCCTGGGAACCGCTCGGCCGGCGCCTCATCATCGAGCAGGTCTACGACCACCACGGCAACGTCGGCCAGGGCACCACCCCGCTGCTCGCCTTCGACGCCTGGGAGCACGCCTACTACCTCCAGTACAAGAACGTCCGCCCCGACTACGTCACCCGCCTCTGGGACGTCGTCAACTGGCAGGACGTCAGCGCCCGCTACGCCGCCACCCAGGGCTGA